The Bacteroidia bacterium genomic interval AGCCATTTTTCCGCCATAAAGTTGTGAGGAAAAGCTGCCTGAAAAGTATTGGGTGAAAGAAAGCTGCCGTCTATATTCAGAAGATTGTGTAAGTGTGTAGTTCCACTCCTCCAATGTCCCAATATGTAAATGGGCTTTTTTATCTCTCCTTTATAGCTTCGAAATCTTTCAGGCAATCCTATCAGGGTATTTAAACAGGCCATGAAAAAATGCAGATAAATGTCAAGAATAGAAGCCAGTCTAAGCCTGAAACCTTGCTTTCTGAATAGGCGAAAGAAGGTGCTGAAATCCGCTCCATATAAAAAAGAAATTTTCATGTGTCTTATTTTGATGAGCGAAAGGGCTCCATTATTTGGATCAGTTCACGAATATTCAAATCACCCCCCGTATTGAGTGCCTGACTTACAAAAGAGCTTTGAGGTTCCAATTGAAAATCATCAGCCAATTCAGAGAGCATAGAAAGTAATTTGAGAGAATCTCCCCCCAGATTATGAAACTTTTCATCTGCATGAATGATCTCAGGCGGGCATGCTAAAATATCAATCCAGAGTTTTTTCAGTTCTTCGAAATCTCCGCCATTTAATTCTCCATAAGTCTCTTCTCTTTTTTCCTCTTTCAAATCAAATGTCAAATGTTCCCGTATTTCTTCCTTAATTTTTTCTCCATCCAGATGTGCAGGAAAACTACAGCAGATCAGACTTCTCTCCTTTTGCAAAATGACATTGGTACAAAATGGAGCCAGGGGAATGAATACCGGAAGAGAAATAAGATGGGAAGCCTGGAAATTGGCGGTCTGATAGTCGGACAAGTCTATACTTCCATTATCTGAAAGGATCGCGCTCATGGGAAAGGATTTTAGTTTCCGTGCCTTGCGAATTCCCATTTTCATCAAGCTTTTCAGCAGGAATCCAGGGCTTGCGCTTGCCAGCTTTTCCCATCGATCTATTCTCAATTCTTGCTTCTCATGCAAGGCTTGCAAAAGCATCGCCTGAACCTCCTGCCAACTCTGTTGAGGTTCAACCTGCAAATATATGGGCAAACTCAGGTTGGATGCAGCTTGTTTCGCTTCTTCATGCCTCCGTAAATCAACCGGAATCATGATGCGACTACCATCTCCAAACTTTTGCGCATACCAGACTGCTACTTTCGCCAGAGGTGCTTCAATCTTTAGGGGAATATCTATCAATTGCGTTTGATAGTCAATCGGATTATCGGAAAGGAAGAAGCCTGGCCATTGGAATAAGTAGGAAGCTCGGGCTATTTCTCCATCTGCATCTAATTGCTCTCTTAAGGCTTCATCTGAATCAAATCCAGTATATATCTCAAGCGCTTCTTTTCTGAGCAGGGCAAAAAGAGCTTGAAGGATAATTTGAGCCCCTTTAGCATCGACTACACTATGATGAATTCGAAATAGAAGTTCTCTTTCGTCAAAAAGCTGAAACTCCATCAAGCTCCCCTTTAGATTCGGAAGTGTCTTCCTATAAATCTCATGATTCAAATCTTCTGGTGCCAGTTCATTATGTACAATTAGCTCGGGCAGTTCTCCCTCAAAAGACCAGTACTTGCCCCTCGATTGTATCCTCAACTGAGGGAGTATGTTTGCCAGCCTGGAAATTGCCTGCTCCAATTCCTTAGCTTCAATCTTTCCTTTTCCTTTAACCAAAAACTGTAAACAAAAAGAAGGAGCAACCTCCTGGCCAAGGGAATAGATATATTCATTGAAGGTCTTTTTCCGACCTAAAGGCTTATTAGGCATAGATAAATTCGCTTACTTCCTGGTTAAAACGCTGGGGTTCCTCAGCCATCAGAAGATGGCCTGCTGCCGGATAAAAATAACTGAGCTCTGGCCCTAGTTTGTCAATCAGACGTTTGCCTCTTTTCAATGGCAAGACCTGATTTTTCTCTCCCCAACAAACCATTGTCCGGGGAAGTTCTGCTTCCTTATCTTCAAAGTGGTCAAATTTATTAAAGCTATAGAGGCCTTTGATCAACATGATGCGAGACTGGGCCTGCATAGGATGTGTAATACCTGCCAATATTCGCTGAAAAATCTCATTTCTGCTTTCCGGTTTTCTTCCATAGAGTCTGCTGACCACCTTTTTTCGGACGAAAGCAAATTTGGAAACGAGAAACATCAAAGCATACAACTGCTCATCAAAGGTATTCCCATTGGGAGTAAACATATAGGGATGAAAGTATTGCATCATCGAAGCTCCTCCGCAAATGTTGCAGAGAATCTGGGCTTCTACTTTCTCCGGTTGTTGTAAACTATATTCCAGACAAATAGCGGCTCCTATGCAATTGCCCATGAGAATAGGATTTTCGAGCCCCTGATCATCAATAAATCGAGCCAAAGCATCCACATATAAATCAAGGGTAAATGGGATTCGAGGTCTGGAAGAATCTCCAAAACCTATCAGGTCAAAGGCGATTACCTGATGATTCTTCGAAAATTTTTCGATCTGGTTTTTCCAGATTATATGGCTGCAACCACCATTGTGAAGCATGATCATTGCTTGCCCCTCGCCTGACTCATGATAAGCCATTTCCATTCCCTCATATTCATATGTTCGATTGGTATGTATCAACATATTTATTCTTTCTTATGCTAGGCAAACTTTATTGTTTTGGGCTCATGTTCTGGCCTTTTTCCCATTTTTCTAAGATGCTCGTAATGGGCGGAAATAGCTTTGCCAAAACTCTCATATTCAAAATAGGGAATCCCAAATTCCTCGGCGGTTTGCTTTACGATGGGAGCAAGTTGGGGATAATGTACATGGCTGATTCCTGGAAATAGGTGATGTTCAATCTGATGGTTCAAACCGCCCGTCAACCAATGGGCAATGGTAGATCCCGGAGCCCAATTCGCGGTTGTATACAGTTGATGAACGAACCAGTTGTTTTCGATATTCCCATCTTCATCAGGTAGCGGCATTTCTGATACCTCAGTCAAATGCGCCAACTGAAATACCAAAGTTAGCGCAATTCCCGCAACCAAATGCAGAAAGGCAAAGCCAAAAAGGATTTTCCAAAGCGGCAAATCAAGAAGCAGAATAGGAATTCCCAGCCAGAAAAACCAAACCCCTATTTTGATCAAAGCCATCTTGATCCAGTTTTTTTCCGGTTTATCTGCATTTTTTCTAATCAGATTGAGTTTACTGAACTTATACAGTTTCATAAAATCAGTCAGGAACATCCAGGTAAGGGTAAGTAGGCTATATAGTAAAAATGCATAATACTGCTGAAAACGATGCTTGGGCTTCCACTCCATCTCCTCAGAAAATCGTAACAAACCGGCGCCTGATTCCAGGTCTATATCATGCTCTGGAATATTGGTATAGGCATGATGCAGTTCATTGTGGCCTACAAGCCAGATAAGTTTATCTCCCCCTAGCAGATACATACTATTTGCAGCCCATTTATTCATCCAGGGTTTAGAAGAAAACGTGCCGTGGCAGCCTTCATGCATGATG includes:
- a CDS encoding acyl carrier protein, which gives rise to MPNKPLGRKKTFNEYIYSLGQEVAPSFCLQFLVKGKGKIEAKELEQAISRLANILPQLRIQSRGKYWSFEGELPELIVHNELAPEDLNHEIYRKTLPNLKGSLMEFQLFDERELLFRIHHSVVDAKGAQIILQALFALLRKEALEIYTGFDSDEALREQLDADGEIARASYLFQWPGFFLSDNPIDYQTQLIDIPLKIEAPLAKVAVWYAQKFGDGSRIMIPVDLRRHEEAKQAASNLSLPIYLQVEPQQSWQEVQAMLLQALHEKQELRIDRWEKLASASPGFLLKSLMKMGIRKARKLKSFPMSAILSDNGSIDLSDYQTANFQASHLISLPVFIPLAPFCTNVILQKERSLICCSFPAHLDGEKIKEEIREHLTFDLKEEKREETYGELNGGDFEELKKLWIDILACPPEIIHADEKFHNLGGDSLKLLSMLSELADDFQLEPQSSFVSQALNTGGDLNIRELIQIMEPFRSSK
- a CDS encoding alpha/beta hydrolase, with translation MLIHTNRTYEYEGMEMAYHESGEGQAMIMLHNGGCSHIIWKNQIEKFSKNHQVIAFDLIGFGDSSRPRIPFTLDLYVDALARFIDDQGLENPILMGNCIGAAICLEYSLQQPEKVEAQILCNICGGASMMQYFHPYMFTPNGNTFDEQLYALMFLVSKFAFVRKKVVSRLYGRKPESRNEIFQRILAGITHPMQAQSRIMLIKGLYSFNKFDHFEDKEAELPRTMVCWGEKNQVLPLKRGKRLIDKLGPELSYFYPAAGHLLMAEEPQRFNQEVSEFIYA
- a CDS encoding acyl-CoA desaturase, whose amino-acid sequence is MKKNPNINYTRSANQDFTQTLKSRIHAYFKENNLSRKGDTPLMRKSIPILLIWLLPYFLILTVEMSEGMMLVLCGVIGFGFFLAGSSIMHEGCHGTFSSKPWMNKWAANSMYLLGGDKLIWLVGHNELHHAYTNIPEHDIDLESGAGLLRFSEEMEWKPKHRFQQYYAFLLYSLLTLTWMFLTDFMKLYKFSKLNLIRKNADKPEKNWIKMALIKIGVWFFWLGIPILLLDLPLWKILFGFAFLHLVAGIALTLVFQLAHLTEVSEMPLPDEDGNIENNWFVHQLYTTANWAPGSTIAHWLTGGLNHQIEHHLFPGISHVHYPQLAPIVKQTAEEFGIPYFEYESFGKAISAHYEHLRKMGKRPEHEPKTIKFA